Part of the Paenibacillus guangzhouensis genome is shown below.
GGCGAATAGAATCCCTCTCAGCATGCTGGTGTCCCTCCGATCTTGATTTCTCTTTTATTAAAAGATACTTCTGGGAGGGAACGGTAGGACATATGTCCTTCATCTGCACAAAAAAAGAACTGACCGTCAAAGCGTCAGTCAACGTACTTCATCAAACCTGCGATTCGCCAAGCGAAGATTGCAAGCTTTTACGCATTTTGTAGTTCACGAGCTGAACACCCTTTCGCTCCACGGTCTGAGATTGGACAATCGTATACCCCATCCGCTCGAAGAACGGTTTTGCCGTGATGCTCGCGTCCGTATCGATTTCGCTCAGCTTCAGACGTATCGCTTCCTCTTCTAGTCTATGGACAAGAGTCGATGCCACGCCCTGCCCTTGCGCATCCTTGTGGACGTATAGGCGGTCGAGATGTCCCTCCGGCGTCAGATCAGCGAATCCAACGATACACCCCTGGATCACGGCAACATAGGTGATATGACGGCGCAGCGATTGACTCCACGCAGCCATTCTCGTCTCATGGTCATCGGGCGAAGCCCATGCATCAAGCTGTTTGGGTGTATAATCTCTCGCATTGACGGTATGAACCGTGTCATAAAATAGATTTGCGATCGTCTCTAGATCAGAGTCCACATAGGTTCTAAGTTCAATCATCACTCTTCAACTCCATGTTGTGTTGGTATAGACGAAATAACGTCCCTTGTTCATTCGATTGCAGCGTATATTCGATCTGGAGCATGCGGGCAACTTCCGCGATGATTTTTAGCCCCAGGCCTTCTCCACGTTGGTTCTCATCAAAGCCAATCCCATCGTCGCGGATCTCCACCACGCCATGCGCAATCGTCACCTCAAGACTCGTGGCCTTGGCATGCCGGAGTGCATTCTGCAAGATGTTATCGAAGAGCCGCTGTACCCACAACGCATTGCAGCTCCAGACCAATGCTTCATCAACGGGCCGGAAGCGAATCTCCATCTCATGCATGCTATATAGATATCCCCATTTCTGTACCATGGTCTCCAGAAGGTCACGAATATTCACGTCTTCGTTCAGAATATAGGAGCTCTCGAAATGATCCGCAGACTGGAGATGGATTTCCTTGGTCAGATCCGCAATATATTGAATTTGTTGATATAACGATTCGAAGATAGGACTCTGCGTTTCCGTTTGGCATTCCAGATCGAACAGCTGCAAGCGAACCGCCGTTAATGGCGTATTGATGTCATGCCTTAATTTATGAAGCAATTCCTTCTGCATGTCTTCCTGCTGTTTCAATTCCAATTCACGATAGGTCGTTCGCTCAATTAACAAGTTCACCGACCGGATGAGCTCTCCCATCTCATCATCGCTGTGCACCTCGATTTTGCTTGGGATCTTATCATGACTGGCCAAATTGCGGATCGTCCGGTTCAATAGATTGATTTTGTTCAACAACGAGCGGATCGATCTCGAGAATAGAACGGCCAACAGCACCAGGGACAGCACAAATACGACCAACATGACCGGATACGCGAACGAAGCATGGAAAGGAATGTGATCATTGTGCGGCTTAAACACCGCATTGTAAATCACGCTCATCAAGACGCCAATCCCGAGCAGCAGCAAGGGTACACTAATAATCGCGGC
Proteins encoded:
- a CDS encoding GNAT family N-acetyltransferase, which gives rise to MELRTYVDSDLETIANLFYDTVHTVNARDYTPKQLDAWASPDDHETRMAAWSQSLRRHITYVAVIQGCIVGFADLTPEGHLDRLYVHKDAQGQGVASTLVHRLEEEAIRLKLSEIDTDASITAKPFFERMGYTIVQSQTVERKGVQLVNYKMRKSLQSSLGESQV
- a CDS encoding sensor histidine kinase gives rise to the protein MQLKKKYQLLLFAAIISVPLLLLGIGVLMSVIYNAVFKPHNDHIPFHASFAYPVMLVVFVLSLVLLAVLFSRSIRSLLNKINLLNRTIRNLASHDKIPSKIEVHSDDEMGELIRSVNLLIERTTYRELELKQQEDMQKELLHKLRHDINTPLTAVRLQLFDLECQTETQSPIFESLYQQIQYIADLTKEIHLQSADHFESSYILNEDVNIRDLLETMVQKWGYLYSMHEMEIRFRPVDEALVWSCNALWVQRLFDNILQNALRHAKATSLEVTIAHGVVEIRDDGIGFDENQRGEGLGLKIIAEVARMLQIEYTLQSNEQGTLFRLYQHNMELKSDD